In the Kitasatospora terrestris genome, one interval contains:
- the rpsI gene encoding 30S ribosomal protein S9: protein MAETAIESTLEVDFDENVEEYTTETEYTTESLAGRFGEAVPGAGLGRRKEAIARVRIVPGTGQWKINGRTLENYFPNKVHQQTVNEPFKLLELDGRYDVIARISGGGVSGQAYALRLGVARALNEADVDNNRGPLKKAGFLTRDARAVERKKAGLKKARKAPQYSKR, encoded by the coding sequence GTGGCCGAGACTGCCATCGAGAGCACCCTCGAGGTCGACTTCGACGAGAACGTCGAGGAGTACACCACCGAGACCGAGTACACCACCGAGTCGCTGGCCGGCCGCTTCGGCGAGGCCGTCCCCGGCGCCGGCCTCGGCCGCCGCAAGGAGGCGATCGCCCGCGTGCGCATCGTCCCCGGCACCGGCCAGTGGAAGATCAACGGTCGCACCCTGGAGAACTACTTCCCCAACAAGGTGCACCAGCAGACCGTCAACGAGCCGTTCAAGCTCCTCGAGCTCGACGGCCGTTACGACGTCATCGCCCGCATCTCGGGCGGCGGCGTCTCCGGTCAGGCCTACGCGCTGCGCCTCGGCGTGGCCCGCGCCCTGAACGAGGCGGACGTGGACAACAACCGCGGCCCGCTCAAGAAGGCCGGCTTCCTGACCCGTGACGCCCGCGCCGTCGAGCGCAAGAAGGCCGGTCTCAAGAAGGCCCGCAAGGCGCCGCAGTACAGCAAGCGCTAA
- a CDS encoding LamG domain-containing protein: MTDGTHQPDGAAAPGPGPSATPPEPFPGGQPPVPQPGYGYPPQQGGYGYPYETGGYGYPQGQYGPPPAFPMQSGPPTEPDWSALADEAEADAKRKRRRLTAAVVAVAVLLGVGAGVVVVKTRHSGTPVADPSSSASASASASAGGGGSAATVPGDENLLADRAGQAHLAMGPDAQVGKDKNGNVLRLRSNGNSFAQSADRLVDVTKSFSISAWVYCEAPAGARMAISEGDGVSYSFELGRDDTNGKKGWVFRVQTADKGADSTAVEVMSASDTTSGQWALLTGTYDASSKTVALYVNGAPAGTATVPGIWAGPGPLQLGRSRHHGIWGNYWAGVLANVKVWDKALSPAQVASLKDGKADAGAKPTNAWLVG, translated from the coding sequence ATGACTGACGGTACCCACCAGCCCGACGGGGCTGCCGCGCCCGGCCCGGGCCCCAGTGCCACGCCCCCGGAGCCCTTCCCGGGCGGGCAGCCGCCCGTGCCGCAGCCCGGGTACGGATACCCGCCCCAGCAGGGCGGATACGGGTACCCGTACGAGACCGGCGGCTACGGGTACCCGCAGGGTCAGTACGGTCCGCCGCCCGCGTTCCCGATGCAGTCCGGCCCGCCGACCGAGCCCGACTGGTCGGCGCTGGCGGACGAGGCGGAGGCGGACGCGAAGCGCAAGCGGCGGCGGCTGACCGCCGCGGTGGTGGCCGTCGCGGTGCTGCTCGGTGTGGGCGCCGGTGTGGTGGTGGTGAAGACCCGTCACAGCGGCACCCCGGTCGCCGACCCGAGCTCCTCGGCGAGTGCGAGCGCCTCGGCGTCCGCCGGCGGCGGCGGATCCGCGGCCACCGTGCCGGGCGACGAGAACCTGCTCGCCGACCGGGCCGGCCAGGCACACCTGGCGATGGGCCCGGACGCCCAGGTGGGCAAGGACAAGAACGGGAACGTGCTGCGCCTGCGGAGCAACGGCAACTCCTTCGCGCAGTCCGCCGACCGGCTGGTCGACGTCACCAAGAGCTTCAGCATCTCGGCGTGGGTCTACTGCGAGGCGCCGGCCGGCGCCCGGATGGCCATCAGCGAGGGCGACGGCGTCTCCTACTCCTTCGAGCTGGGCCGCGACGACACCAATGGCAAGAAGGGCTGGGTCTTCCGGGTCCAGACCGCCGACAAGGGCGCTGACAGCACCGCCGTCGAGGTGATGTCGGCGAGTGACACCACGTCGGGTCAGTGGGCGCTGCTCACCGGCACCTATGACGCCTCGTCCAAGACGGTCGCGCTGTACGTCAACGGCGCCCCGGCCGGCACCGCGACGGTGCCCGGCATCTGGGCGGGCCCGGGCCCGCTCCAGCTCGGACGCAGCCGCCACCACGGGATCTGGGGCAACTACTGGGCCGGTGTGCTCGCCAACGTCAAGGTCTGGGACAAGGCGCTGAGCCCCGCTCAGGTGGCAAGCCTGAAGGACGGAAAGGCCGATGCGGGTGCCAAGCCCACCAACGCCTGGTTGGTGGGCTGA
- the glmM gene encoding phosphoglucosamine mutase, protein MGRLFGTDGVRGVANEGLTAELALGLSVAAAHVLGDAGAFDGHRPVAVVGRDPRASGEFLEAAVIAGLASAGVDVLRVGVLPTPAVAYLTGALGADFGVMLSASHNAMPDNGIKFLARGGHKLDDAIEDAIEAHYRRYGVGDDEWKRPTGADVGRVRSYNEGFDKYVAHLVAVLPNRLDGVKVVIDGAHGAAARVAPEAFARAGAEVVYTLGAEPTGLNINDGVGSTHLDKLRVAMKEHAADLGIALDGDADRCLAADADGNEVDGDQIIAILAVAMKEAGTLRRGTAVATVMSNLGFKLAMEREGIELVQTAVGDRYVLEEMKQHGFALGGEQSGHVILLDHATTGDGTLTGLMLGARLAATKQSLADLASVMTRLPQVLINVKGVDKNRVESCEELQAAVREAEAELGATGRVLLRKSGTEPLVRVMVEAADEAQANAVCGRLADAVRTHLG, encoded by the coding sequence ATGGGACGACTCTTCGGAACCGACGGGGTGCGCGGTGTGGCCAACGAGGGCCTGACCGCCGAACTAGCCCTCGGCCTGTCGGTCGCGGCGGCTCACGTGCTCGGCGACGCCGGCGCCTTCGACGGACACCGTCCGGTCGCCGTGGTCGGACGTGACCCGCGCGCCTCCGGAGAGTTCCTGGAGGCCGCCGTGATCGCCGGCCTGGCCAGCGCGGGCGTGGACGTCCTGCGGGTCGGCGTGCTGCCCACCCCGGCCGTGGCGTACCTCACCGGCGCGCTCGGCGCCGACTTCGGCGTGATGCTCTCCGCCAGCCACAACGCCATGCCGGACAACGGCATCAAGTTCCTCGCCCGTGGCGGCCACAAGCTGGACGACGCGATCGAGGACGCGATCGAGGCCCACTACCGGCGCTACGGCGTCGGCGACGACGAGTGGAAGCGCCCCACCGGCGCCGACGTCGGCCGGGTCCGCAGCTACAACGAGGGCTTCGACAAGTACGTCGCCCACCTGGTCGCCGTCCTGCCGAACCGCCTGGACGGCGTCAAGGTCGTCATCGACGGCGCGCACGGCGCCGCCGCCCGGGTCGCCCCGGAGGCCTTCGCCCGGGCCGGCGCGGAGGTCGTCTACACCCTCGGCGCCGAGCCCACCGGCCTCAACATCAACGACGGCGTCGGCTCCACCCACCTGGACAAGCTGCGCGTCGCGATGAAGGAGCACGCCGCGGACCTCGGCATCGCCCTCGACGGCGACGCCGACCGCTGCCTGGCCGCCGACGCGGACGGCAACGAGGTCGACGGCGACCAGATCATCGCGATCCTCGCGGTCGCCATGAAGGAGGCCGGCACGCTGCGCCGCGGCACCGCCGTCGCCACCGTGATGTCCAACCTGGGCTTCAAGCTGGCGATGGAGCGCGAGGGCATCGAGCTGGTGCAGACCGCGGTCGGCGACCGGTACGTGCTGGAGGAGATGAAGCAGCACGGCTTCGCGCTCGGCGGCGAGCAGTCCGGCCACGTGATCCTGCTCGACCACGCGACCACCGGCGACGGCACCCTCACCGGCCTGATGCTGGGCGCCCGGCTGGCGGCCACCAAGCAGTCGCTGGCCGACCTGGCGTCGGTGATGACCCGGCTGCCGCAGGTGCTGATCAACGTCAAGGGCGTGGACAAGAACCGGGTCGAGAGCTGCGAGGAGCTGCAGGCCGCGGTCCGCGAGGCGGAGGCCGAGCTCGGCGCCACCGGGCGGGTGCTGCTGCGCAAGTCCGGCACCGAGCCGCTGGTCCGCGTGATGGTCGAGGCGGCGGACGAGGCCCAGGCGAACGCCGTCTGCGGGCGCCTCGCCGACGCCGTCCGCACCCACCTGGGCTGA
- the rplM gene encoding 50S ribosomal protein L13: MRTYSPKPGDVQRQWHVIDATDVVLGRLASQAASLLRGKHKAIYAPHVDTGDFVVIINADKVHLSGNKKTQKMAYRHSGFPGGLRSVRYDELLDKNPEKAVEKAIKGMLPKNTLGRQMLSKLKVYSGDQHPHAAQQPVPFEITQVAQ, translated from the coding sequence AGCCCCAAGCCCGGCGACGTCCAGCGTCAGTGGCACGTCATCGACGCGACCGACGTCGTGCTCGGCCGCCTGGCCTCCCAGGCCGCCAGCCTGCTCCGCGGCAAGCACAAGGCGATCTACGCGCCGCACGTTGACACCGGCGACTTCGTCGTCATCATCAACGCTGACAAGGTGCACCTGTCGGGTAACAAGAAGACCCAGAAGATGGCGTACCGCCACAGCGGCTTCCCGGGCGGTCTCCGCTCGGTCCGCTACGACGAGCTGCTCGACAAGAACCCCGAGAAGGCCGTCGAGAAGGCCATCAAGGGCATGCTCCCCAAGAACACCCTGGGCCGTCAGATGCTCTCGAAGCTGAAGGTCTACTCGGGCGACCAGCACCCGCACGCTGCGCAGCAGCCGGTGCCGTTCGAGATCACCCAGGTCGCGCAGTAA
- a CDS encoding glycosyltransferase family 2 protein: MSRLSIVIPALNEAENLPTVFDTIPVAELEAAGWQTEVVVVDNASTDGTADVARALGATVVSQPRRGYGNAYQAGFDRATGDVISTGDADCTYPFDSLPELLGVLVDQDVEFMTTNRLGRENRSAMKRTHTIANHALSALSRGLFRNGLRDSQSGMWVFRRYVWDGLDVRSPGMAFSQEIKNAATRAGYRYLEVPIEYRPRGGEVKLKALPDGMANLRQLFEHRLRKEAGRRTESPGALTPRPAAPVVEPAPDSTLTAHYEAV, translated from the coding sequence GTGAGTCGTCTGTCGATCGTCATCCCGGCGCTCAACGAAGCCGAGAACCTGCCAACGGTCTTCGACACCATCCCGGTGGCGGAGCTGGAGGCGGCCGGCTGGCAGACCGAGGTGGTCGTGGTGGACAACGCCTCCACCGACGGGACCGCGGACGTTGCCCGGGCCCTCGGCGCCACCGTGGTGTCGCAGCCCCGGCGCGGCTACGGCAACGCCTACCAGGCCGGGTTCGACCGGGCGACCGGTGACGTCATATCCACCGGCGACGCGGACTGCACCTACCCGTTCGACTCGCTGCCCGAGCTGCTGGGCGTCCTGGTCGACCAGGACGTGGAGTTCATGACGACCAATCGGCTCGGCCGCGAGAACCGCTCGGCGATGAAGCGCACCCACACCATCGCCAACCACGCGCTCAGCGCACTCAGCCGCGGGCTCTTCCGCAACGGCCTGCGGGATTCCCAGTCGGGCATGTGGGTGTTCCGGCGCTACGTCTGGGACGGGCTGGACGTCCGCTCGCCCGGCATGGCCTTCTCGCAGGAGATCAAGAACGCGGCGACCCGGGCCGGGTACCGCTACCTCGAAGTGCCGATCGAGTACCGCCCGCGCGGCGGCGAGGTGAAGCTGAAGGCGCTCCCGGACGGGATGGCCAACCTCCGGCAGCTCTTCGAGCACCGGCTCCGGAAGGAGGCCGGGCGACGCACCGAGTCCCCGGGAGCCCTCACCCCGAGGCCGGCCGCGCCGGTGGTCGAGCCCGCTCCGGACAGCACGCTGACCGCGCATTACGAGGCGGTCTGA
- a CDS encoding DUF2206 domain-containing protein, which translates to MTVPAVLRGRLGVMVGVSLACVLEAVPGMPAVPRTLAGLWLLLGAPVALWRGTASRVVSTRDASLMLAVGFAVVTDILVALGLNTVLPLFGDDRPLGRLDLSAATMTVLLVIGVLAPEEEREEPPAGSGPPAGAAAVGGLGALALLLSVAGPIRLNNGFSGAVSTVALVTVAALLVLLVVRRRRYPASLLETGLYVAATALLLLNSLRGWYITGHDIQREYKYFRLTLGGSLWDPSTYVDAYNACLSVTLLPVSVVRLTAVPDLYVFKALLPLLFALTPVLVYRSVRNVAPQFVALLSAVYFMVFPTFFSDMTFLGRQEVAFLLLGCSMVVLTDPGRPLARRRWTFSVLMAGVVLSHYSTTYVVVATLGIAFAVDKVWRLAARSREPRPRRRSQNDQSTSFVTWWMVLLPAVLALLWAGPVTGTSGQLQSTLRIVAQNVLHPGQAQSGSSDTSYSLLGGTKASPEELLAEFREESIEQTESQRAAGAYMPLTKLKSTPTPVVAQADLPVTGLGKALEAVGIPVPALNGALRQGAALLLQLLVLVGFVVVFRSRSRSFRPARDQVTLTAGALAVVALFTLLPQLSVDYSVLRAFQQGLFFFAPFVAAGTLWALRWANRRTVPLACVLTTALFLDLTGVVPKVLGGYPAQLQLSNAGRYYDIYYPHAEERQAAFWLAQRTANDKGQLVQTDRYGFSRLQTLLTGKSQGEIFPTFMRTHSYVLLGTTAARKDEVTVFYRGDLITYRYPMGLLDATKNQIYSSEGARIYR; encoded by the coding sequence ATGACCGTGCCCGCCGTCCTGCGGGGGCGGCTCGGCGTGATGGTGGGCGTCAGCCTGGCCTGCGTGCTGGAGGCGGTGCCGGGGATGCCGGCCGTTCCGCGCACCCTGGCCGGCCTGTGGCTGCTCCTCGGTGCGCCGGTGGCGCTCTGGCGCGGTACGGCGAGCCGGGTGGTCTCCACCCGCGACGCCTCGCTGATGCTGGCGGTCGGCTTCGCCGTGGTGACCGACATCCTGGTGGCCCTCGGACTGAACACGGTGCTGCCGCTGTTCGGGGACGACCGCCCGCTCGGCCGCCTGGACCTGTCGGCGGCGACCATGACGGTGCTGCTGGTGATCGGTGTCCTCGCACCCGAGGAGGAGCGCGAGGAGCCGCCGGCGGGCTCGGGCCCGCCGGCGGGGGCGGCGGCCGTCGGCGGCCTCGGGGCCCTCGCCCTGCTGCTCTCGGTCGCCGGACCGATCCGGCTCAACAACGGCTTCAGCGGCGCGGTCAGCACGGTGGCGCTGGTGACGGTCGCCGCCCTGCTGGTGCTCCTGGTGGTCCGGCGGCGGCGCTATCCGGCGTCCCTGCTGGAGACCGGGCTGTACGTCGCCGCCACCGCGCTGCTGCTGCTCAACTCCCTGCGCGGCTGGTACATCACCGGCCACGACATCCAGCGCGAGTACAAGTACTTCCGGCTCACCCTCGGCGGCTCGCTGTGGGATCCCTCGACCTACGTCGACGCCTACAACGCCTGCCTGAGCGTCACCCTGCTGCCGGTCAGCGTGGTCCGGCTGACCGCCGTTCCGGACCTGTACGTCTTCAAGGCGCTGCTCCCGCTGCTGTTCGCCCTCACCCCGGTGCTGGTCTACCGCTCGGTGCGCAACGTGGCACCGCAGTTCGTGGCGCTGCTCTCGGCCGTCTACTTCATGGTCTTCCCGACCTTCTTCAGCGACATGACCTTCCTGGGCCGCCAGGAGGTCGCGTTCCTGCTGCTCGGCTGTTCGATGGTGGTGCTGACCGACCCCGGCCGGCCACTGGCACGACGGCGCTGGACGTTCAGCGTGCTGATGGCCGGCGTGGTCCTCTCGCACTACTCCACGACCTACGTGGTCGTGGCGACCCTAGGCATCGCCTTCGCGGTGGACAAGGTCTGGCGGCTGGCCGCGCGGTCGCGGGAGCCCCGGCCCCGCCGGCGCAGTCAGAACGACCAGTCCACCTCGTTCGTGACCTGGTGGATGGTGCTCCTGCCGGCGGTCCTCGCGCTGCTCTGGGCCGGGCCGGTCACCGGGACCTCGGGACAGCTGCAGAGCACGCTGCGGATCGTGGCGCAGAACGTGTTGCACCCGGGTCAGGCGCAGAGCGGTTCGTCCGACACCTCGTACAGCCTGCTCGGCGGCACCAAGGCGAGCCCGGAGGAACTGCTCGCCGAATTCCGCGAGGAGTCCATCGAACAGACCGAGAGCCAGCGTGCCGCCGGCGCCTACATGCCGCTCACCAAGCTGAAGTCCACCCCCACGCCCGTGGTGGCGCAGGCGGACCTGCCGGTGACCGGGCTCGGCAAGGCCCTGGAGGCGGTCGGCATCCCGGTCCCGGCGCTCAACGGGGCGCTGCGGCAGGGGGCGGCGCTGCTCCTCCAACTGCTGGTGCTGGTCGGCTTCGTGGTGGTCTTCCGCAGCCGCAGCCGCTCTTTCCGGCCGGCCCGCGACCAGGTCACGCTGACCGCCGGGGCACTCGCCGTCGTGGCGCTGTTCACGCTGCTGCCCCAGCTGTCGGTGGACTACAGCGTGCTCCGCGCCTTCCAGCAGGGGCTCTTCTTCTTCGCGCCGTTCGTGGCGGCCGGCACCCTGTGGGCGCTGCGCTGGGCGAACCGGCGTACCGTGCCGCTGGCCTGCGTGCTGACCACGGCGCTGTTCCTCGACCTGACCGGTGTGGTGCCCAAGGTGCTGGGCGGGTACCCGGCGCAGCTCCAGCTGAGCAACGCCGGCCGCTACTACGACATCTACTACCCGCACGCCGAGGAGCGCCAGGCGGCGTTCTGGCTGGCCCAGCGGACCGCCAACGACAAGGGCCAACTGGTCCAGACGGACCGCTACGGCTTCAGCCGGCTGCAGACCCTGCTCACCGGCAAGAGCCAGGGCGAGATCTTCCCGACCTTCATGCGCACGCACTCCTACGTGCTGCTCGGCACGACCGCGGCCAGGAAGGACGAGGTGACCGTCTTCTACCGCGGAGACCTGATCACCTACCGTTACCCGATGGGTCTGCTGGACGCCACCAAGAACCAGATCTACAGCAGCGAGGGAGCGAGGATCTACCGATGA
- a CDS encoding glycosyltransferase family 4 protein, giving the protein MRTVLQVTPYYPPHLGGLERVVEHLSQQLSHRHDVRVVTTVLGAAGAERREQRGRLGVRRHRAVEVAHTAVAPGLPLSLLRAPRDSVVHLHCAHALLPELVALTSLVRRGRFLVHFHLDVDSSGPLGRLLPLYKKHVFGRVLRAAAGVIVLTPSQADFVRDRYRVPAERVFVVPNGVGREFFRPVREPRQRPLELLYVGRLSAQKNVARLLEAMALVRQPVRLRLVGDGELRERLEARAAELRLGSVEFAGGLHGADLVAAYEAADAFVLPSDREGMPLVALEAMAAALPVLATAVPGNTELLGEVGLLAAPEPAALAAAIDRLAADPALRGALSARSAEAARGYSWEAVAARVEEVYGALYPAVAA; this is encoded by the coding sequence ATGCGTACCGTCCTGCAGGTCACCCCCTACTACCCGCCGCACCTGGGCGGGCTGGAACGGGTCGTCGAGCACCTCTCCCAGCAGCTGTCCCACCGGCACGACGTGCGCGTCGTCACCACCGTGCTCGGCGCCGCGGGCGCGGAACGGCGCGAGCAGCGGGGCCGGCTGGGCGTGCGCCGGCACCGGGCGGTCGAGGTCGCCCACACCGCCGTCGCTCCCGGGCTCCCGCTCTCCCTGCTCCGGGCCCCCCGCGACTCGGTGGTCCACCTGCACTGCGCCCACGCGCTGCTGCCGGAACTGGTGGCGCTCACCAGCCTGGTGCGCCGCGGGCGGTTCCTGGTCCACTTCCACCTCGACGTGGACTCCTCCGGTCCGCTCGGCCGGCTGCTGCCGCTGTACAAGAAGCACGTCTTCGGCCGGGTGCTGCGCGCGGCGGCCGGCGTGATCGTCCTGACCCCGTCCCAGGCCGACTTCGTTCGCGACCGGTACCGCGTTCCCGCGGAGCGGGTGTTCGTGGTGCCCAACGGGGTCGGCCGGGAGTTCTTCCGGCCCGTCCGGGAGCCGCGGCAGCGTCCGCTCGAGCTGCTGTACGTCGGCCGGCTCAGCGCGCAGAAGAACGTCGCCCGCCTGCTGGAGGCGATGGCTCTGGTCCGGCAGCCCGTCAGGCTCCGTCTGGTCGGCGACGGCGAGCTGCGGGAGCGGCTGGAGGCCCGGGCGGCGGAGCTGCGCCTCGGCTCGGTCGAGTTCGCGGGCGGCCTGCACGGGGCGGACCTGGTGGCGGCCTACGAGGCGGCGGACGCCTTCGTGCTGCCCTCCGACCGGGAGGGGATGCCGCTGGTCGCGCTGGAGGCCATGGCGGCGGCACTGCCGGTCCTGGCCACCGCCGTCCCCGGCAACACCGAACTGCTCGGCGAGGTGGGCCTGCTCGCGGCGCCCGAGCCGGCCGCGCTGGCCGCCGCGATCGACCGGCTGGCCGCCGACCCCGCCCTGCGCGGGGCGCTGTCGGCGCGGAGCGCCGAGGCCGCCCGCGGCTACTCCTGGGAGGCGGTCGCCGCCCGGGTCGAAGAGGTCTACGGCGCGCTCTACCCGGCGGTGGCGGCATGA